A single genomic interval of Hevea brasiliensis isolate MT/VB/25A 57/8 chromosome 4, ASM3005281v1, whole genome shotgun sequence harbors:
- the LOC110662144 gene encoding probable glutathione S-transferase yields MAEIELHGTWPSPYSYRVLWALKLKGIPYEYVEEDLSNKSPLLLQYNPVHKKIPVLVHGGKPICESMIILEYLDETWPQNPLLPSDPYERAVVRFWVKFIEDKGPSAWVVFRTSGEEQEKAVKDSLEMLKTIEEHALGEKKYFGGDKIGMVDIACSGIAHWLQVIEEVVGIKILEPHKFPRLHAWTKTFKEAPIIKDNLPNQDEMLVFFKQAREKLLASA; encoded by the exons ATGGCTGAAATTGAGCTACATGGAACATGGCCAAGTCCCTATAGTTACAGAGTGTTATGGGCTCTAAAACTTAAGGGCATTCCATATGAATACGTAGAAGAAGATCTCTCCAACAAAAGCCCTTTGCTTTTACAGTATAATCCAGTTCACAAGAAGATCCCTGTGCTCGTGCACGGTGGCAAGCCGATTTGCGAGTCCATGATCATCCTCGAGTATTTGGACGAGACATGGCCGCAAAATCCCCTGCTGCCCAGTGACCCTTATGAAAGAGCTGTAGTCAGGTTTTGGGTTAAATTTATTGAAGACAAG GGTCCATCAGCGTGGGTAGTGTTCCGAACCAGTGGGGAAGAACAAGAGAAGGCAGTGAAGGACAGCTTGGAAATGCTTAAAACCATTGAAGAACACGCACTTGGGGAGAAGAAATATTTTGGAGGAGACAAGATCGGCATGGTGGACATTGCCTGTAGTGGAATTGCTCACTGGCTGCAAGTTATAGAGGAAGTAGTGGGCATAAAAATACTTGAACCCCACAAGTTTCCTCGGCTACATGCGTGGACTAAAACTTTCAAGGAGGCACCCATTATCAAAGATAATCTTCCAAATCAAGACGAAATGCTGGTTTTCTTCAAACAGGCTAGAGAGAAGTTACTAGCATCTGCATGA
- the LOC110662143 gene encoding probable glutathione S-transferase → MAEIELHGTWPSPYSYRVLWALKLKGIPYEYVEEDLFNKSPLLLQYNPVYKKIPVLVHGGKPICESVIILQYLDETWPQNPLLPSDPYERAVARFWIKFIEDKGPSVWVVHRTSGEEQEKAVKDTLEMLKTIEEQALGGKKYFGGDKIGMVDIAYGVIAHWLEVVEEVVGIKMLEPYKFPRLHAWTKNFKEAPIIVDNLPDRDEMLVYFKQAREKLLASA, encoded by the exons ATGGCTGAAATTGAGCTCCATGGAACATGGCCAAGTCCCTATAGTTACAGAGTGTTATGGGCTCTAAAACTTAAGGGCATTCCATATGAGTACGTAGAAGAAGATCTCTTCAACAAGAGCCCTTTGCTTTTACAGTATAACCCAGTTTACAAGAAGATCCCTGTGCTCGTGCACGGTGGCAAGCCAATTTGCGAGTCCGTGATCATCCTCCAGTACCTCGACGAGACATGGCCGCAAAATCCCCTACTGCCCAGTGACCCTTATGAAAGAGCTGTAGCCAGGTTTTGGATTAAATTTATTGAAGATAAG GGTCCATCGGTGTGGGTAGTACACCGAACCAGCGGGGAAGAACAAGAGAAGGCAGTGAAGGACACCTTGGAAATGCTAAAAACTATCGAAGAACAGGCACTTGGGGGGAAGAAATATTTTGGAGGAGACAAGATTGGCATGGTGGACATAGCCTATGGCGTTATTGCTCACTGGCTGGAAGTTGTAGAGGAAGTGGTGGGCATAAAAATGCTTGAACCCTACAAGTTTCCTCGGTTGCATGCATGGACTAAAAATTTCAAAGAGGCACCTATTATCGTAGATAATCTTCCGGATCGCGACGAAATGCTGGTTTACTTCAAACAGGCAAGGGAGAAGTTGCTAGCATCTGCATGA